The following proteins are co-located in the Gossypium hirsutum isolate 1008001.06 chromosome A02, Gossypium_hirsutum_v2.1, whole genome shotgun sequence genome:
- the LOC107952635 gene encoding probable protein S-acyltransferase 3 — protein MGVKKYQIYDSSSFDMPKPTRKRIYQAWQGNNKFCCGGRMLLGPDASSLFLTSFLIGCPSIAFCIKMSVNVKEDDSLNFHILIGGLILTVLDLSFLFLTSSGDPGIIPRNSKASEPPSEESKKSPQGPPWDWAINKTNLKIPKVKDIVLKNGQTVKVKFCETCLLYRSPRASHCSICNNCVQKFDHHCPWVDQCIGLRNYPFFICFLSSSTALCIYVFSCSWINIRRQPQGLWTAMSRDVLSVILIVYCFLAVWFVGGLTVFHFYLICTNQTTYESFRYRYDKKKNPFNKGVLRNFKEVFLARIPPSELNLRAWVSEDGNLSIKDDKSIKFDMEKELKHNQDSAKFPSH, from the exons aaattttGTTGCGGTGGGAGAATGCTTTTAGGCCCTGACGCATCTTCACTTTTCTTAACTTCGTTTCTAATTGGATGTCCTTCGATAGCATTCTGCATAAAGATGTCGGTGAATGTGAAGGAAGATGATTCTTTAAATTTTCACATATTGATTGGGGGCCTCATCCTTACTGTTTTG GATTTAAGTTTCCTATTTCTGACAAGTAGTGGAGACCCTGGAATAATACCTAGGAATTCAAAAGCATCTGAACCCCCGTCAGAAGAATCAAAGAAGTCACCGCAGGGTCCACCATGGGACTGGGCCATCAACAAAACAAACCTTAAAATTCCAAAGGTGAAGGATATAGTATTGAAGAATGGTCAAACGGTTAAAGTCAAGTTTTGCGAGACATGCTTGCTATATCGTTCTCCGCGTGCTTCCCATTGCTCCATTTGTAACAATTGTGTGCAAAAATTCGACCACCATTGTCCGTGGGTGGATCAATGCATCGGACTG CGCAACTACCCTTTCTTCATTTGTTTTTTATCATCTTCCACTGCCTTATGCATATATGTGTTCTCGTGCTCTTGGATCAACATTCGTCGACAACCGCAGGGCTTATGGACTGCCATGTCTCGTGATGTACTGTCTGTTATTCTCATTGTGTATTGCTTCCTAGCTGTCTGGTTTGTTGGTGGCCTAACAGTTTTCCATTTCTATCTCATTTGCACTAACCAG ACAACTTATGAAAGCTTTCGATACCGTTATGATAAGAAGAAAAATCCTTTCAACAAAGGCGTACTAAGGAACTTCAAAGAAGTGTTCCTTGCTAGGATTCCACCTTCAGAGCTGAATTTGCGGGCATGGGTCTCAGAAGACGGAAACCTTTCAATTAAAGATGACAAAAGCATTAAATTTGACATGGAAAAGGAACTTAAGCACAACCAGGATAGTGCTAAATTTCCATCACATTGA